From the genome of Branchiostoma floridae strain S238N-H82 chromosome 8, Bfl_VNyyK, whole genome shotgun sequence:
ACTTGCCAGGACATCACCTCATGTCCGACTTCCTGCCCTCCGGTAATTTATTATTACTCATTGTCTCTGCTAAATCAAGAGATTAATGGTTGAGTGTAGCACTGCATGTTATCCGTAGATACCTTGTCTATGATGGAATATACAGTAAGCTTAAGGCAGGACTACACGTATTTCAAGACCAGCAAATAAAAGCCAAGAGCAGACTTACCTTTGTAGACTCTATTCACCGTATGTATAATAAGGTATTTTAACGATACTTCAACGGGTAAGTTCACTCTAAAATTAGGAAGAACGAAACATGGTGTCAGCAGTGGGATATACTGACATGGAGCAGATGAAGTTCTGTCATTCTAtaacaatatgtacacaattgTGCTAACATGGATTTTGTGTCTACAGTGTCACACCCTGGTGAACAGTCCAGGGACGTGTTGTGGCGAGTGCGTCCCGACGTCGTGTTGTGAGGTAACCAGTGACGGCAGCGTCATCGACCATGCTGTAAGTATACTAATAGCGATCGTACTTTATCTTGAgacgttttttttacacatttttgtcGCGACAATTTAGTTCTCTTAATGTGATCATAACACGCATTGCACTTTTTCTATACTTGGCATTCTAATCTCAGCAGCTCAGGAGCTTTTGACTAAACTTGTGTGGTTAACAGCACACGATAACggtttttattttttgtatgtaggtcaacTCGACCTGGTCCCCAGGGGACGATGCATGTGAAGTATGTGAGTGTCGGGAGCTGGCTACCACGGGAGAGGCGTTCGAGGTCTGCTCCACCATCCACTGCCCTAACCCTGGGCCCACACACTGTGATGAGGTAATAAAGCAAACGTGAAGAAGTGTGTACAGTTGTTATAATCAACCACAGAGAGGATATATATGTTGTTCTCGCCGTATCAGCATGGGTTCCGGTAGACAAAACGTATCGTTAATAGTTGGCTATCATTAATAGTTGACAGAGACGCCACCAACATTTAATATGGATATATAGCCAGCTCCGTGCGACCATACAACTATAACAACAGGATGGATTGTCTACATATCGGTATCGTATTACTATACTGCACTAGCAACAGGCGTCATGCTGTTGATGAATGAATACTGTCTACTACTACACCATCAAAGTGATTCACCCCATATTTTAGATATCTTATATAATCTTTAAAATGCCACTAATCAATATCAACTGAATGCTGAATCCTGTCTGTGAATTTGACAATGAACCTTTACATAGAAAAGTTAAGTAATACgagcttttatttttctatagGGAAACCTTGTGACCGAACCGACAGACGACGGATGCTGCAGCATCTCGCACTGTAAGTCACCAGCTATCAAAGCGGTTCTGAGCCACTTATTATAGTTATTTTATTGTAAGGATGGTATTAAGAATGATGAGTTACAAAGAGACTACAACAGACCTATAGGAGGAATAATTCGAACACGGAGCGTCATTTCCTATTACTTCATATAGACAAGTCAAGTAATAACAATGACAACAGAATGGTATCTAACCATCACTCTTCCACGATCCATGTAGGTGTAGTAGAGCAAACCGGCTGTGTCCGGTACGAGAACCAGACCCAGCTGACCGTGAACGGCTGCACCAGTTCTGCACCAGTCACCATCTCCTGGTGCGAGGGAAGGTGTCCCAGCGGGTAAGAACACACACCACCTTATGGATCCACTAAATAGCAATAACTCAAGCAATTGGAAATGATCacggaaacggtcagacgtttcagataacatccgtcatctttcgtcagtgtcactgacttATTACCcagatatctaaccttcatcgacgcatctTATGGATCGTTTTGCATACTGGGGAAAATTTGGGTAACGCAGGGGGCAAGCCAGCCATCGCCATGACAACACAGAGAGTACACATTACGCGTCGCATGACAACTATTACGGAAGGGCCAGTGTTTGGGAGAGGGTagggggtccttcccggtgtaagtggatcaaaccttacagtctggtctccgggaTGACATCTTAGAAatggtgatagtcacctgttatgtcaatcctccACAAACTAattagataaatagataaacaaagcCGTATTCTTAGCATGACGTATTTGTGTTCTTTGTTTCTAGGTCTTACTATCTTCCTGAGAGCAACTCATTTGAGCAGCATTGTGGGTGCTGCGGCCCGGACATGACGGAAACGAATCAGGTGGAACTCGCCTGCAGCGACGGCACATGGCAGACCCACTTCGTCACCAAGGTTGTCAGTTGTAACTGTAACGGGACATGCTAAGAGCAACGGACCGAATGTACCCAAGATGGGGTGTCCCTCCATTTTGAGCCTGCTTGCTTTTTCAATAAGCGTTTTTCTGGCCTTTGCTGCTTCACTTAGATTTTTAGAACAAAATCGCCAATTTTCTTCAGAATTTGTTGTGCCAATATCATCAGATAACCATATCAGAGGTATTCTTATTGTCTTTTAAGTAGAAAATATCAATAGTCCTACGTGTATTTTTAGACTTGTAAGGTGTGTCGAATTAACCTGTACTCTGAGTGTTTTACGACTCCAAGAGAATCAGTCAATAATCTTATCAAGCCATCAAaatccaaaacaaacaaacacaacgaTTTGAATGGATAGATATCTTATTAAGACACAGTGAAAATAGGGACACTGTGTATCACGTATACAGTAGTCAGACGAACGAAACTGTTTtcgttacctacatgtatgtagtgagTTTTGCAGTGATCATTACGTGTTCTTACAAGTTTGCCATCAGCTGGCCTACAATTCAAATTACTGTTAGCTGTGATTATAAAGTGATCATTAGGAGAAAGATAACATGTTATGTTTACCTCAACACGTTACCAATGCATTTGAATCGTTGTCTAAAGCTTGTAGCACAAACCCTGTAGTCATTTTTGACATAATGTAATTATTTCTCGTCATTTCTATCTTGACGTCTCATACATCTTGATCGTGCCCTTGATGTTTCATTATGATTATAACAGGTTTGTTGTTTCGCTTCACTTGTGCGCAAATAAAGCCTTTCAGCCTCATGATGTGAAAGTCTATTTTGTAATCACTCTGTACTTGGCGACAAGTGCAGCAATGGTGATTGTAGCGACAGtgaaaaatatgtaaaacatcCAAATTATTTAAGGTGTGTTCATATACAAACGGTATACTTAGCATTGGTTTCCCAGTACTAGTTAGAGGAGATTTTGCGTTTACGTTGTATACAGTGCGCTGTTACCAAATTATATGATGTCTTTTGTATCTTCTTCTATAGGCGAACTCGAAGCGAAATGCTTGAGAAGACTAGGTCGCCGAAAATACCTTCGACAAACAATAGCGATAACACACACATTCTGCCAATTTTGATCCGATCACGATAAAGAATCAAAATTGTCCACTACTTCACGATAGGAACCATGTTTCCATGGATCACTCTAGCCCCGAGTAGGGCAGCCCTGTAGTCGACCATTTGCGCCAGTTTAACGTGATTCGGTGCACATGGCATGGGCCCGATGCTTTCGCACAGCTTGGTCGACTTCAGACGCAGGAGTCGCTCGAACTCCAAGCGGTCGGCTTCCCGTTTTCGACGAAGCCCGAGCGCGTTTTTGACCATGTCCACGAGGGCGCTCACCATGTCTTCGATCGACGGAAGATTGATGTCAAACCTGAACTCCTGTTTGAAAAGCGTTGTATCGTTAGACTATTTCTGAGTGGCAGGTGGTTGACCTACGTATATATGAAAAGTGTGACCTATCGATTAACTTAAGCAAATAATATCTAAGTTAAGTAATTGGTCATTGTAACTTCAAGCAGTAGCTACGCATTTCAAAGACGTGGAATGCAGCTCAGCTTGTCTGACAATCAGCAACCGGACAATTATTTGCTAGGTGAAATTGAATGATTTAAAAGAGTTTAAAATATCATACTGGCAATGTACCTTCCCTACCAGAGAAGGAGCGCGCGCCAAGAGCAATAACTtgttcgtaatgattttgtctaCACAGTGTGTACATCTCTACCTCTCGAAAGCTATTCTAACGCGTGGCATCAACGTAACAAGACGCGTCTCATGACCGGACGTACCTTCGGGCTCCCGCCGAAGAAAGCCACCTTGATCCACCCCCGGAAGTGTCCACTCTGTGCGACGGCGAGTTTCACGCTGAAGCCGATCTCCTGGATGTCTATTATCCCGCCTAGAACCGCACCCGCCACCTACATAATCATATCATACCCGCACTGTATGAGTAGTATGATAAGTGTTAGATTAGACAGGTGTTGATCAGAGTGTTTTGCTGACAACGATAATTTCTTCTACTCCGATTTGATTTTGTAGGTAAGACATTCAAATAAAATGTATGTTCGAGTAGTATCATATGAATATGATGTTGTAGGAGTCTTTGCATGTATAAGCACACGAAATCACGAACATAGACCTCCTGTAAAGTTCTGCACAAATTACCTTCTTCGCCACCGCTGCTCCAAAGCGATTTGCTTGCTTCACGCCCTCAAGGAAACCCTCAGCTACATCCAGGATTACACTAATGGAACAAAAATGGGTCGTTACGTCAAGACTGTAAAAAACGATGAAATAAACCACcacactaatggagattccttaataaacaaacatctaGTATGCAACGCATTGTTTGTGACAATTATAAAGACATGCCCTGCATTAATTCAGAACGTGATTAGAATTATACTATTCGaaattacacacacacgcgcgcgcgcgcgcgcacacacacagacacacgtacatacatacacacacacacacatatatatatatatatatatatatttatatatatatatatacacatatatatatatagagagagagagagagagagaggagagaaacaaagagaaagagaaagcaAATGCGTTTAAATGAAATTGTAGCTTCACAGAAGAATCATGTTTAACATCttacattgtttttatttcaatgaGTCTCTGATATGAATAGCGTGCTTTGCAGTTTAGACCGTGTAACAATCTTATACACTTTTATCAAGAATATGGAAGCATAAAGCTTTTAGGAACAAGGAAGATTTGATATCATGAAAACTCACCGTGATTTGTCTACGAACTCTTCGGCACCTTTAAGGATTAGAATGGCTGCGTCGAGCAGTATGCGGCTTTTGTCGACTATTTCTCTGGCTGCTTTCATCGCAAAGATCGCAACATCCAACAGATACCGACTCTTGTCCACTACCTGCTCAGCCAACTGTTAGAACAGATAAACAAATCCACATCGTGCTTAAAGCTGGGCTTAGAATGGTACAATGAACCGTCTCTATAGTATACACATACATAGCCATACTGTTAACGAGTTGTAGCATTAGCAAAGTGCCGCTTCCAATGAGATATATTATCCATCATCACAGTTAGGTCCCTATCCCCTAgtccagtctctgattcaatGACATTCTTCAGCACAAGGTATCATTTTCCTTTTTGCTTATGGGGACCAAAGGAATAGTTTACCGGCTTGTTGAATCCGTGTCGAGTTACATGTCCACTGTCCAGGAAGGCTTAACCGGCGTCGCCTGACTTAAGTAAATCGTGGAAGAGTCCCGTATACATGATATAGTTCTTTGTTGTTTATCTATTCATTCTTTTGAATTAGTCATTTCctataactttgaaattcgcAAAGCGATAACCTAGCTAAGAATCAGCAGTCATAAATTGAACATAGAAACAGGCAGATATCATAATGTAGCgcctgaccaaaggttttgcccattctgtccaaagcaaattgaagatgaatttcactttgtcatgatgtgcagtaggtacaatgtttcacgtaatgagttatttACATTCCTCGagtcaaatacaacagattttaagagactcaatgatacagatagatttgattatatattcaaaTGTAATAACTCCCACAttgctaaaataggtaaatatataaaagactgctttgtcataagaaaaaatgccgaaactcataattagccccactcgattgtaatacaatatcaatgatttatgCTAGCtgttattgttctagaaattaggatgccaatttcattctatattcataatctgcatatgtactaagtttgatacttgttttagtaattaggatgataagtttgtttcttcttctttttttttgccatacattgtaccgtgtacgatcgttgcgcaagtTCTTTTCCTATTCATGGATTAAGGGTATTCTATACTATTGCGCAGCGAAGCAAAGAAATGTTGCGTCACTTACCCACAGTGCTCCTTGACAAATGGCGCGACCAGCATTTTCTGCATGGCACCAGGCTTCATCTGTTGTAAAAATGATATTGGCAAATAGACATATGGAtgaaatgtatataacataTTCAATTCCTCTTTATGTGTGTGGTACAATAACATTCGCTTcgattttgtttttttagtaaGTGTAAAAGAGGGAGACTTGTTTAAGTACAAAGCCATAGTTTATAACTAGGTGTAAATAGTTGAAAAACAGGGAGTGACTGAGATcagaaattaaaagaaaatcacATGTATCACGCATGTATGAACTTCCCTCTAACATTCTGTGCACGGCTTagacaaaaagaacaaaagcTATAACGTTGCATGATTCTACCCCATCGTTCCATTATACGTGAGGAGAAACATAACGCCTTACATTCTATTCCATCAGCAGTTGCATTAGTCTAACAGAACATCGACTGAgaaatgtataatatatatcattGCTGCACTGCCTGTTACTTTGCTGCATTAATGacattttaaaatcaaaatgtaaggtgaataaaatgttgatagcatagagtccattccaagacaccatgagggtttttaggcgatatttataattagtctgaattattttgaataaaagaatatctaagccacaatagttaaattattttcaaaaaattgacgaagaaaatactcatttatttgaatttctttgaatattttagaaacattttgaaagtaactgtacaaaaatatctttatctagaataattgtgaaacctctctgtgattatttcacatttacaaatatttacaaaaaatggtaaacctggccaaatggtaaaattagtttattgcccacataaaagtaagccctattgttgcatctgtatatttttggatttcactgctgggcactggtggatcctttgtgatgggccattgttgcatggcacccaaccatactttgcaaagatgtgtgaattgctatcttcccagcccatcgaaccatttacaaaaaatggtagaaaatggtagaaaatggtaaataatggtagaatgctgttatcattatttagaaaccattagaagtatcctattccacaccatgaatatttccaaagttttacaggaccagggaaatatttataaagttgaaacagtgttaaaaatatttctgaagtatcaaatgtcctagacatataattacaaaacttaaaaatcaattctaaacaatggtaACAAACATCcacatggtgtcttggaatggactctacttaCACCATTTGCATTTCTTGAACCTGCACTTTGACCTTTCATGACGCAGTTTAGCAACAGCATCGTCCCAGTGCCTCTCGGCTCCCCTCACGTcctttattttttcatcaaaccaGGCAACGGCGCGGTCCCAGTGGACTTCCGCAGCGCGAACCTGAGGCAATGTTGAAGTTTATATAACTCAGACATGATATTGAAAATTGAGGAACCAACGTTAAGTGGTTTCAATAAACATCAATCAGGAAAATGATTGTAGCGAGAATATTCACTGGTATATGTATGTCACAGCCTCACCTTCCTTTGGGCTTTTTGTATATCTTTCACTGCGATGTCCCAGTTGACTTCTGCCTGTCTGACTTTGGCTTTAGCGGCATCGATGGCCTCGTCTGCTCTTTTGACGTACCTGTGGTAATGAATGAGTGCAAACTCAGTATCAATCAACTCAGAATCTACTTCAAAAGAAAATGAGCGACATGAGTTAGTGTTGCAGTGTTAAAAGATGAGATCAAAACGTACCCATCGATGGCATTCTCGACTTTCTCCCTCAGCTTGCGGAAGAGGTCCTGCTGCATCTGTCCCGTCACCTGGAAGGATGCTGTCTTGATGGAACCGTAGCTGGCCGCCACTTCCAGGGACGCTCGGAACAGATTCAGGAAGCTGCCCTCGATGAAGAAGCGCGTTCCCTGCTCGTCCATGGTGATGTTGATTGTTCGTTTAATGAAAAGAACTGTCACGCTACCTTCGATCATGAGCTTGGCGCGCGGCGGAAGCCACCCGATGTCTACGAGGAGGCGCGGTCCTTGTGTGGGGCTACGTCCCTCGATTGCTATCAAGCCGTTGGCAATGTTGAATGGTGCGACGGTCATATTGGCAAAGATCGACGTCTTGTCGATGGCAATGTCGGCAGTGACCTTGAAGAATAAAATTTCTAATTTCCCTTTAAAGAAAAACCCTTGGCGAATAAGAATTCCGTTTGGAAGAGTTCGCGTTATAGCCGAGAAGGAGAACTCCACCCCTTCGGTGAAGCCTATCTCGTCGAGGAAACCTGGTAGATTCGGCCGGTAAGCGAAAGCAGCAAGGATAGAAGGGATGGTGAGCTTGGTGATGCTGCCTTTGCAGTAGCTCTGAAGCGGGGCAATCCTGTTGATGCCAACATACAGTGATGCTCTGATTGGCTCCGCGTCCGACCTGTTGAACCCGATCACCGCCTGACCTCCAAAGTCGATCCCCGCTATGAGAATAGGGTCTGGACTGATGGTAATCTCGAAGTTTAAGTACCCAATGGATAGGAAGGAAAGACCGAAGGCATTGTACCACCACCCCACTGACGACATCCCCAAGTACACGCCTTTGTTGGAGAGACCAAACCGACCCGTGAAGAGAAGCGGAGGTTGGTCCAGCTGCAGGGAACCGGTGATGCCTATGTACGTTTCCTCGGGGGGCCTCGCCAACTGTATCTCAAACCCGACATCCCGAATGTCTGCTCCGTGGAAAATGCGGATGGGAGTAGGAATAACAGCCTTCATGTACACGCGGTCTATTGACAGGGCGCCGTAGATCATGAGCTCGACATGCTTCCCCAAAAGCCTCTTTGCAACCTTACAGAACTCGTCCTGTCCGCAGTTCGGAGGGAATTTGAACGAGGCCACGACACCTATGCCATCTACAATATCGATGCTGGAGAGCAGGGGAGCGGAAAATCGCAAGTATTCGTTCAATTTGGACATATCCGATGAGGACACCACGAAGGCAGCTTGAGCGTTGGACAGGATGGAAGCGCCGGGAATGATTGACAAATCCACATTGTCGTTCGTCAGTGTCTTCACCAGCTCGACGATCCCAATACGCTCGAGAACAAGACCGGTTGCCATTGAGACAGTTCCTCCCAGGGACCCCACGATAACCTCAACGGTGCATCTCCAATCGTTGACGACTGCATCTCCAGCTAGCTTCAAGACAAAGTCTTTCCCCATGACCAAAGAAACGCTTGGATTTACCACCTTAAAGGCGTCAAGACCTATGCTTTTCAGTCCATCTTCCATCGGACCTGGGGGAAGTAGTGCAACTCCGAAATCCTCTATCAACTTTCCAATTTCTATGTCGAGCTCTGGGGCTCCTTCGGCGATGAACACGTTGGCTCCTGGAGGCTTTGCTATGGACAGTGCTGTTTTTACATTACCTATATACCACACGGATGTTAGTTCAAAACTTAAGCCCGTTCCTTCAGCTTGGGTGACAGCAGTACCGGGACGAGACACTACAGCTCCGGGTTGAGGATTCAGACCGCCCGCTGTGGACTGGCCTCTCACGATATGAAAAGTCGCGTGGAGATTATCCAGGACAAGTACGCTCGGTATGATAGTGAGAGAAGTTTCTATGGCCACAGGGATGGTAAAGGTTCTCGTGTTTCCGTCGTACTGGAACCCCTGTAAGGTGCTGGACAACACATCGTCTAGGGCGAGCTTACTGGGGAGCTCTATGACAGAGACTGACTGTAGCATCTTGTTTAAGAGCGATCCTACTCGGACGACAGATCCAGGAAGGAGTTGGAACTGGAACCTTCTCTTCCACACAGCAAGATAGAATGAACCTAAAGGATCGCCATCGGATAATTTCAGTTGGAATACCACGTTGAGACCAGCTGACACGCCTGGCATCATCTGTAGAAGCGAGTCAGGGTAAGAGGAGATCAAGAAAGGGGCCGTTTTAGTGGAAAGAAGAAAGGCTGCCTCCGGAAGCTCAAGATCACTTAAGACGGGCACTTCAACACCTTCGTTTGTAAAGCGCTTGATCAAGTCACCGAAGCTGATAGACTTAATCGAAAGGGCCACGGAGAACACCTTCGTCTGGTTGTCGCCAAATTTGATCGAATCAAGTGAGGCAAAAACACGGGATTTACCGATACCCGTGTCGAACGCCACCTGTAGACCATACCCAGAGTTGCCGAAAACGGCCGTCAGTTTTATGTTTTCCATCACAAACTTGTCGAGATTGACACTTTTGAAGGTCTCCCTTGCGTCGTTGCCAGGCAACAGGGATGACGCTAAGCCAGAAATGAGCCTCCCTACAGGAATGACGGTATCTACCGGCTCACCAATCACCACAAAGCCTCCCTCAGACTTCTCTACCGTCAACCGAAACAATATACTCCCAATCTTCCACAAACCTGTGAACTTTACTTCGAACGATTTGGTAGGAATGAAGTATCTGACGTTTATAGAGAATCTCTCGAGTGTAAGCACAGAGGGGACTATGGTAACGGCTTCTGTAGACCCGGTGGAGATGGACAGTTCTTCCTCACAACGATCGAAGTAGCTGTTGGAGATGATCCAATTGAAGGGGTTCAGCGATCCGCCGATGGAGAAAGCGTCGCCTAGCTTCCAGTCGGGAAGTGCAGTTTCGACCAACTCACGCACTGTTAAGCAATCCGCCGGGTCGCTGCTGATCTCTGTCTTGCAGTCGTCGTTGTTGAGTTGAAGCCTGCAGGTAGTGGAGATGGGGTACACACCCTCGATGTCGGCCTGAGGCATGTTTAGAAGCTCGGTTGGTGATGGTAAGCTCTCCCCtgtgaaacaaaacattaaagCTTATCATAAAGAGGATAATGATAGCAATATGACAATGCTGTATTTCTATATGCCCATTGCAATTCAGTTCAACCAATAAACTTAACTTTAGGAACTTAGGCGTTGATATCAAAACAGCCTTTACATAATCTTAGATTATCACCTTAGCTATTTAGACAGTTAACATCACCAGTAATTACCTTTGCAGATCTGAATAGATTTGGTGCCTACTGCATCGGTAGTGAGTCCATCAGGACACGGGATACAGGCTGTCTTTCTCTCCTGGTCCTGGTACGTACCCACCGGACAGGGCTGGCACGCGTCCACGGCGCTGTCATGGTAGGTTCCCCGGCCGCAGTTCACTAAGACAGACAATGTAAATACAACAATTCTGAATTCTGCATCATAAACGAAAAATCTAACTACTAGTAGATAAAAGAATTTTGAATATGAATCTTTACTATATAAGATGAGGTATGGTTCACACCATTCTCCGGCAAAAATGCGAAGGGGTGTTTTAAAAAATCTCAAAAGAAGTTCTCTTGGTAATGTCCAACTGTCGGCTCACAAATTGGACCAATGTCCCCTTATCCCTAACGACCTTCTTCAGCGGTCTCTGCCTCTACCCCTTCTATATGCATATCCCTCATGCCAATACGCCATTGTCACTTCTCGTCTATCCATGTGTGTATCCAGTGTGTGAATAGACAATATACTTAGTTCATGAAGAGCAGAAATAATACTATGCAGATAGAGCGAGGTACTTACAACACAGCCGCTTCCTCCCTTTACGGTGCAGTACAGATCCTTCTTCACACTGTCCATTGGTAGGACTGGAAAAACCTGTAAGAAATCGATGACTATTTAGTGCCTCGTCACTCGGTCTAGTTTATGAGTCTGCTCTGCACATAACGGATCTTTGTTCTCTAGAAGGGACCGCCTATGTCTTAGAAATGCACAATCTCTTGCGAAATCTGGCAGATACAGTTCTTGGCTCCCATTACGGCGGGGGATGTCTACCACCAAACTATAAGAAACAATGACAACTTTCACCCAGTCTTATCACATCTACTTTTCATGACGTGAAGTAATTGGCCCAGACGATTTTGTGAGCTCACCAACGCAGTCGACAATCTTCCGGGACGGTCTCCACTCTCCATCGGCCTCGCAGGCGTATGTCCGCATCTCCTCTCCGTCGGCAGGTACCGTACCCTCCTCACACTCGGGCGAGCAGAACTTCCCCCGCGCCCACAGGTCGCAGTTGCTGTAGCCGTTGTCGGGTGGAGTCGGAAGTCCACAGCTCTTACCTTAGCAAAAACAGAGGGATAAATCATCTCAGGATCAGTACAAAAAGAAGAGTTTCACACGACTCCCACTGTTCATCAATGCAGTTAACAAAAGCAAAACCTGAAaagatattgttgttgtttcctctggttgtttctaccatgtacaaACTGTTATTTCCATTAAGGAAAGGAAGGGAAGCTACGAAAACAGAATAACCTAACTATACATAGCTTTAGCAAACGTAATATATGTCTCCACCTAGGTTTCTGTTTATCCAAATAGACAATGTGTAAAACCGACAATAAACTGGTAAAACAAAACTCACGTTTGACTTCCACTGTAAACGTACACTCAGCTGAATTGCCTACCGCATCGGTGGCAATGTAAGTCACCCGGAAAGTACCCCAAGTAAACGTCTGGTTGGTTTCTTCACTTTGCCACACGTTGACCACTCCAACATTGTCCGTGAAGATCGGTTCTTCCCACTCCACCCTCGCATAGGTGGTGGCGATCTCCGTGGAGAAGGATGACGGGCAGCCATAGACTCTGGGGCGCTCTTGGTCTGAAAAGTCAAGCATCATGATAGTTTAGAAAAAGTAATATTCTGATGTTTGTATGAAAGTTCACCTTATTCGGTAAATTACAGTATCAAGGGTTAATGACCaacccgaggtgtatatggtcaTTAGGTGTCATTAGCCCTGGTCTTTTgctgttctccaagcagaggttgagtcgcgaagatagagtactagtagtagtcgggatttttaccaGCTCACTCTTTTTCACTTCTCGTTGCAAATGAAACATTTAATTCACATTTGATGAATACTATTCTGCTACATGCAATATGTGTGATTCCCGCTAGTTTCAATTACAACTCCTATCCTTATTCATGTTACGTAAATTGTGTTCCATATGTGAAATTCATATGCAATATGCATATGACTGAAATGTAACGTGACATTCAGATACATTACCGTCGACATATATTTTGGTGGCACAACTGTCTCGCTCCCCCTCCGGAGAGACCACAGAGAAGGTGACTTCTGTCTTCCCCGCCGGAAACGCATTGTCACCTATCTGGTACCCATCACTCAC
Proteins encoded in this window:
- the LOC118421441 gene encoding uncharacterized protein LOC118421441; this translates as MWGTTVCIAVAALLLLCGPSTSVADSPIPRILCPKDVFVTLGRGYDTADVNLPTPWSNYRNITVSDGYQIGDNAFPAGKTEVTFSVVSPEGERDSCATKIYVDDQERPRVYGCPSSFSTEIATTYARVEWEEPIFTDNVGVVNVWQSEETNQTFTWGTFRVTYIATDAVGNSAECTFTVEVKRKSCGLPTPPDNGYSNCDLWARGKFCSPECEEGTVPADGEEMRTYACEADGEWRPSRKIVDCVGFSSPTNGQCEEGSVLHRKGRKRLCLNCGRGTYHDSAVDACQPCPVGTYQDQERKTACIPCPDGLTTDAVGTKSIQICKGESLPSPTELLNMPQADIEGVYPISTTCRLQLNNDDCKTEISSDPADCLTVRELVETALPDWKLGDAFSIGGSLNPFNWIISNSYFDRCEEELSISTGSTEAVTIVPSVLTLERFSINVRYFIPTKSFEVKFTGLWKIGSILFRLTVEKSEGGFVVIGEPVDTVIPVGRLISGLASSLLPGNDARETFKSVNLDKFVMENIKLTAVFGNSGYGLQVAFDTGIGKSRVFASLDSIKFGDNQTKVFSVALSIKSISFGDLIKRFTNEGVEVPVLSDLELPEAAFLLSTKTAPFLISSYPDSLLQMMPGVSAGLNVVFQLKLSDGDPLGSFYLAVWKRRFQFQLLPGSVVRVGSLLNKMLQSVSVIELPSKLALDDVLSSTLQGFQYDGNTRTFTIPVAIETSLTIIPSVLVLDNLHATFHIVRGQSTAGGLNPQPGAVVSRPGTAVTQAEGTGLSFELTSVWYIGNVKTALSIAKPPGANVFIAEGAPELDIEIGKLIEDFGVALLPPGPMEDGLKSIGLDAFKVVNPSVSLVMGKDFVLKLAGDAVVNDWRCTVEVIVGSLGGTVSMATGLVLERIGIVELVKTLTNDNVDLSIIPGASILSNAQAAFVVSSSDMSKLNEYLRFSAPLLSSIDIVDGIGVVASFKFPPNCGQDEFCKVAKRLLGKHVELMIYGALSIDRVYMKAVIPTPIRIFHGADIRDVGFEIQLARPPEETYIGITGSLQLDQPPLLFTGRFGLSNKGVYLGMSSVGWWYNAFGLSFLSIGYLNFEITISPDPILIAGIDFGGQAVIGFNRSDAEPIRASLYVGINRIAPLQSYCKGSITKLTIPSILAAFAYRPNLPGFLDEIGFTEGVEFSFSAITRTLPNGILIRQGFFFKGKLEILFFKVTADIAIDKTSIFANMTVAPFNIANGLIAIEGRSPTQGPRLLVDIGWLPPRAKLMIEGSVTVLFIKRTINITMDEQGTRFFIEGSFLNLFRASLEVAASYGSIKTASFQVTGQMQQDLFRKLREKVENAIDGYVKRADEAIDAAKAKVRQAEVNWDIAVKDIQKAQRKVRAAEVHWDRAVAWFDEKIKDVRGAERHWDDAVAKLRHERSKCRFKKCKWYEAWCHAENAGRAICQGALWLAEQVVDKSRYLLDVAIFAMKAAREIVDKSRILLDAAILILKGAEEFVDKSRVILDVAEGFLEGVKQANRFGAAVAKKVAGAVLGGIIDIQEIGFSVKLAVAQSGHFRGWIKVAFFGGSPKEFRFDINLPSIEDMVSALVDMVKNALGLRRKREADRLEFERLLRLKSTKLCESIGPMPCAPNHVKLAQMVDYRAALLGARVIHGNMVPIVK